CCATTGCCGTCGTACAGCGTGAGCACAGCCTGGAACCAGCCAGGGACCGCATCGGCGAGGTACGGCACGAGTTCGCGCGCCCGCGCGCGAGCCACGATACTTTGGCCCGCGCTCGCTTGGAACATGAAACGGTCAAGATCTCCGGGCATGATCTGCCCATTCACGACGGTGGGCGATCCTATTTCCGTCGCGCTATGGTCGGCGGCGAAGGGGCGAGGATCGTTTGGTTCTACTTCGGACGTTTCAGGCAACGTGCCGACATGAAACGGTATTGGATTCGTCAGGCCCGCCGCGGTTTTCAGGCGCAGCTCGCGTACGCCGGGGACCGCTGCGGGATCGATGGTAACGTCAACGAGGACGATTTCCGCGATCTGCGCGTTTAGTTGGTTCTTCTTGTCGAAAAACCTTCTCGCGACGCGTTCCAATTCGTCCATGGTCATTGTCTCGATGTTCTGAATCCACGGATGGTTGGGCAGTGGTACAAGGTCCTTGTCGACATTCGGCGGCTCGGCCGCTACTCGTTGCGAGTCGGACGTTCCGGCGGCGGGCTTCGCCCTGCCTGCGAGTTCGTCGCGCCTGTCCTTCAGCTTTCTACCCAACGTCTGAAGTTGTTGGTTGTTCAGCGGCTTGGCGTAATACGTGACTGTCCCACGCACTCCTTCCCCCGAAAGGTACACGGTTGCCGCTCCCGCCAAAGCCTGTCCTCCGGCAGTGACCTGAACGACGGACCCCTGTTGACCCCCCGCCGGATATACGTAGCCGACGCGCGGGTTTCGCGCAAGCGGCGATTGGCCCGATGCGACGAACACAAGCGACGCAACCAGAAGCAATGCGCATTTCTTCATGGAGTTCACATGATCTCGTGAAGGCGGCCCGCCCCGTGGCCGCCTGCTTGGCTGTCTGGCAAAACCGGTACGGTGACGCCACGCACGTTTGCCAACGGCTGCTCCGCATCGATGCCCATAAGTTCGTAAACGCTTCCTATGAGGTCCTCGGGCGCTACGGGGCGGTCCGTGACCTCCTCGCCGGTGTCATTCGAGGCGCCTACTACGTGCCCACCCTTGAACCCGCCGCCCGCGACGACACTGTTGAAGCACGCGCCGAAGTGGCCTCGCCCGCCATTCCACGGCGCTTCCCATTGGACCCGCGGCGTGCGGCCGAATTCGCCGGTCCACCAGACGATGGTGCTGTCGAGCAGCCCGCGATCGGAGATGTCCTGCAACAAGGCGGCCATGCCCTTATCCATTTCGGGCAACTTGCGGCGCATGGTCTCGAAATGCCGCTTATGCGTATCCCATCCTTTGTAATTGATCGTAACGTACGGTACGCCGCGTTCGACAAGGCGTCGCGCCATCAGACACGACTGGCCAAACGTATTTCGCCCGTAAAGTTCTCGAAGCCCTTCAGGTTCGTCGGATAGATCGAACAACTTGCGCGCGTCACCGAGAATCAGGTCGTAGGCCCGTTCCTCGCACGCGTCGAACAGAAGGAATTGCCGATTCTCCGGTATGGCTTTGCCGAGCGTGTCCAGGGCATGAAGGAGTTCGCGCCTGCTCTGTTGCCGTTGCAGCGAAATCCCGTCCGCGACGATACCTTCGACCGCGAACGGCGTACGGTTGGGGTCGCCGCCGGTCGCAAAAGGCTTGTATCGCGGGCCGAGCAGGCCCTCTTCGGAAAACCGACCCTGTAGTTCCGTCAAGATAACGTACGGCGGGATCATTCCCGAATATCCGTGGTCGTATCCTTTGAACTTCGAGACGACAGCGCCAACAGTCGGATACACAAACCGGTCGGGCATGTGCCCGGTTTGCACGCGGTAGGACGCTGTCTCATGGCTGTTCACACCATGCGTCATGCTGCGAACAACCGAATACTTGTCGGCCTGCTTTGCCAGCGAGGGAAGCAGTTCACCGATTTGAATGCCGTCGACGTTTGTCGGTATGGCCTTGTTCAGCGGGCCGCAATAGTCGTACCCCGCGCCCGGTTTGGGATCGAACGTGTCCAAGTGGGATGGACCGCCCCACATCCAAATCTGGATGACCGATTTCGCCTTTGCCTGCCGGATGGCGGCCGTCGCTGACGCTGGCGCGGCGTGCACCCGTACAAATCCCAGGTCGAGTAACGTCAAACCCGCCGCGCCAAAGACCGCGCTGCGTAGCGCCTCTCGCCTTGTAAGCGTTCGCTCGAACATCGCTCTCCAAATCTCCCGGCAATTCGCTAATGCCTGTACATGAACTCTTTGCTGTTGATTAGCGCCCATATCAGATCGTCGGCTGCCTGCCGCGGCGCGACTCCTTCGGCCGACGCGTATCGCCCTGCGACGGCAATTTCGTTTACCGTGGGAGGTCGCGACAATACGGCGACGTAGATCGCTCGAATCGCGTTGACACGGTCCTTCTTCGTTGCTTCGAGCATTCGGCGAAACCGCTCGCTCCGCTCGATCCGGCGCTGTATATCGCTCGAGTTCAAGAGAAATCGGCGTTGCTCGTCAGTAGGATCGTTGCTCCGTTCGGACAGAAGTCCCGTGTCTCGGGCCGGGCGGCCGAACAATTCGAGCATTGAACTGGTAATGCTTCCATCGGCCAGGGCAATCGTGCGTTCGGATGCCGGTACGAAACTGAACGGCTCCGGGATGGCGCTCGAGTACTCGACGGGTGTCGCCGTCAACCAACTTACGGCGTCGACAACGACCTCGGCATCCAGGCGGCGCACGGGGTAGCACGCAAAATACCGCTCGGCGTCGGCGGCCTTGGATCGCGGAATCGGTGACTGCTGGTACGTGCTCGAGTTCAGAATCATACGAAGCAAGTGCTTAACGTCGTACTTGGCGTCCACAAATTGCCGTTCCAAGTACGCCAGCAACTCCGGATTCACCGGCGGATT
This portion of the Candidatus Hydrogenedentota bacterium genome encodes:
- a CDS encoding DUF1501 domain-containing protein; this encodes MFERTLTRREALRSAVFGAAGLTLLDLGFVRVHAAPASATAAIRQAKAKSVIQIWMWGGPSHLDTFDPKPGAGYDYCGPLNKAIPTNVDGIQIGELLPSLAKQADKYSVVRSMTHGVNSHETASYRVQTGHMPDRFVYPTVGAVVSKFKGYDHGYSGMIPPYVILTELQGRFSEEGLLGPRYKPFATGGDPNRTPFAVEGIVADGISLQRQQSRRELLHALDTLGKAIPENRQFLLFDACEERAYDLILGDARKLFDLSDEPEGLRELYGRNTFGQSCLMARRLVERGVPYVTINYKGWDTHKRHFETMRRKLPEMDKGMAALLQDISDRGLLDSTIVWWTGEFGRTPRVQWEAPWNGGRGHFGACFNSVVAGGGFKGGHVVGASNDTGEEVTDRPVAPEDLIGSVYELMGIDAEQPLANVRGVTVPVLPDSQAGGHGAGRLHEIM